A genomic stretch from Bos javanicus breed banteng chromosome 29, ARS-OSU_banteng_1.0, whole genome shotgun sequence includes:
- the LOC133241811 gene encoding olfactory receptor 8B8-like isoform X1 — protein sequence MAPGNGSFVTKFILLGLTNQPDLQLPLFFLFLGMYMVTVLGNLGLIMLIALNSHLHTPMYFFLFNLSFIDLCYSSVFTPKMLINFLSKKNIISYMGCMTQLYFFCFFVISECYVLTSMSYDRYVAICKPLLYNAAMSPKVCSSLMLGSYLMAFSGAMAHTGCMLRLTFCDVNTINHYFCDILPLLELSCTSIYVSELEVFIIGGINIIVPSLTIFVSYGLILTNILHISSTEGRSKAFSTCSSHIIAVSLFFGSGAFMYLKPPSAVSLDEGKISSIFYTNMIPMMNPLIYSLRNKDVKLALRKTLRKSNIV from the exons ATGGCTCCTGGAAATGGCTCTTTTGTGACCAAATTCATTCTGTTGGGATTAACCAACCAGCCAGATCTCCAACTCCCTCTATTCTTCCTGTTCCTAGGAATGTACATGGTCACTGTGCTGGGAAATTTGGGATTGATAATGCTAATTGCACTGAATTCACACCtacacacccccatgtactttttcctatTTAACTTGTCTTTCATAGACCTCTGTTATTCTTCTGTATTTACACCCAAGATGCTGATTAACTTCTTATCAAAGAAGAATATTATTTCTTACATGGGATGCATGACCCAGCTCtacttcttctgtttttttgtcaTCTCTGAATGCTATGTGCTGACATCAAtgtcctatgaccgctatgtggccatctgtaagccaCTCTTATATAATGCTGCCATGTCCCCTAAAGTGTGTTCCAGCCTTATGCTTGGTTCCTACTTGATGGCATTTTCTGGTGCCATGGCTCACACTGGATGCATGCTGAGACTGACCTTCTGTGATGTAAACACCATCAACCATTATTTCTGTGACATCCTCCCTCTGCTCGAGCTCTCCTGCACAAGTATCTACGTCAGTGAGCTGGAAGTGTTCATCATAGGAGGCATCAATATCATTGTGCCCAGTCtcaccatctttgtctcttatgGTCTCATCCTTACCAACATCCTCCACATCAGCTCCACAGAGGGCAGGTCCAAAGCCTTCAGCACCTGCAGTTCGCACATCATTgctgtttctctcttctttggaTCAGGGGCATTCATGTATCTCAAACCACCTTCTGCTGTGTCTTTGGATGAGGGGAAAATCTCTTCCATCTTTTACACCAATATGATTCCTATGATGAACCCATTAATCTACAGCTTGAGGAACAAAGATGTTAAACTTGCTCTGAGAAAAACTCTGA GAAAATCAAACATTGTCTGA
- the LOC133241811 gene encoding olfactory receptor 8B3-like isoform X2: MAPGNGSFVTKFILLGLTNQPDLQLPLFFLFLGMYMVTVLGNLGLIMLIALNSHLHTPMYFFLFNLSFIDLCYSSVFTPKMLINFLSKKNIISYMGCMTQLYFFCFFVISECYVLTSMSYDRYVAICKPLLYNAAMSPKVCSSLMLGSYLMAFSGAMAHTGCMLRLTFCDVNTINHYFCDILPLLELSCTSIYVSELEVFIIGGINIIVPSLTIFVSYGLILTNILHISSTEGRSKAFSTCSSHIIAVSLFFGSGAFMYLKPPSAVSLDEGKISSIFYTNMIPMMNPLIYSLRNKDVKLALRKTLI, encoded by the exons ATGGCTCCTGGAAATGGCTCTTTTGTGACCAAATTCATTCTGTTGGGATTAACCAACCAGCCAGATCTCCAACTCCCTCTATTCTTCCTGTTCCTAGGAATGTACATGGTCACTGTGCTGGGAAATTTGGGATTGATAATGCTAATTGCACTGAATTCACACCtacacacccccatgtactttttcctatTTAACTTGTCTTTCATAGACCTCTGTTATTCTTCTGTATTTACACCCAAGATGCTGATTAACTTCTTATCAAAGAAGAATATTATTTCTTACATGGGATGCATGACCCAGCTCtacttcttctgtttttttgtcaTCTCTGAATGCTATGTGCTGACATCAAtgtcctatgaccgctatgtggccatctgtaagccaCTCTTATATAATGCTGCCATGTCCCCTAAAGTGTGTTCCAGCCTTATGCTTGGTTCCTACTTGATGGCATTTTCTGGTGCCATGGCTCACACTGGATGCATGCTGAGACTGACCTTCTGTGATGTAAACACCATCAACCATTATTTCTGTGACATCCTCCCTCTGCTCGAGCTCTCCTGCACAAGTATCTACGTCAGTGAGCTGGAAGTGTTCATCATAGGAGGCATCAATATCATTGTGCCCAGTCtcaccatctttgtctcttatgGTCTCATCCTTACCAACATCCTCCACATCAGCTCCACAGAGGGCAGGTCCAAAGCCTTCAGCACCTGCAGTTCGCACATCATTgctgtttctctcttctttggaTCAGGGGCATTCATGTATCTCAAACCACCTTCTGCTGTGTCTTTGGATGAGGGGAAAATCTCTTCCATCTTTTACACCAATATGATTCCTATGATGAACCCATTAATCTACAGCTTGAGGAACAAAGATGTTAAACTTGCTCTGAGAAAAACTCTGA TTTGA